The Hydrogenophaga sp. BPS33 genome window below encodes:
- a CDS encoding CopK family periplasmic copper-binding protein, whose protein sequence is MKAKLAIAALALASTSTFAGHAAVEAAKETIPLKDGGSLYIFPDGKMGKESRVGTSVYLKKGEVLEAADGRSIPVTSNEVARMDYLLNKGHSNN, encoded by the coding sequence ATGAAAGCGAAACTTGCCATCGCGGCTCTTGCTCTTGCCTCCACCTCCACCTTCGCTGGGCACGCTGCCGTCGAAGCCGCCAAGGAAACCATCCCACTCAAGGACGGAGGCAGTCTCTACATCTTCCCTGATGGGAAGATGGGCAAGGAAAGCCGGGTAGGTACCTCCGTGTATTTGAAGAAAGGCGAAGTTCTGGAGGCCGCAGATGGTCGCTCAATCCCTGTCACGAGCAACGAAGTGGCCCGCATGGACTATCTTCTGAACAAAGGCCACAGCAACAACTGA
- a CDS encoding tetratricopeptide repeat protein, which yields MRRQDVQLLALARQGDLDALCEVGQRYLEGVQGFPKYTDLGLKYLSHPALSASERSAKIIAEGLSLSDLVQRDLVPILVAAASAGSSAACLKLGVWRGFTQLDDELALELWERAETLGSETASNALSAYKNSKESRLLSALKTLVEEPDIATEDTVAHALFEATRTVDSALVIRLLKFATALPLERGSGLCDAVCGGLVFLQRNQVSLPELDSTTLHAILEDCVGRRNAEAALLLGRAFCGIDTAFAASESLVPKRNLRGGTALLLRAADAGLSEAWLLLYRVHSDGHGSVANPHAALFFLEKAAASGNANAQRQLGAMILKSATGMAEQELGLHWMSQAAAQDDVIAKSLLQSFVLPVQGTDDDALHVIEELEKIDPWVAHRLRVSRNFGLTKAEATCVDVVSGVRSWGLVVSSGAADRYQRTRFGRAIPALKGQFVDSLRESAEFFRLAGEGPVLSNAEQRQRSQKLRYRLDRSGVDESMFFAQVTTSTLTSLRQGSSWAQGLRQTLRTAIAN from the coding sequence ATGCGACGTCAAGACGTTCAACTGCTGGCCCTTGCGAGACAAGGCGACTTGGATGCGCTATGCGAGGTTGGGCAACGCTACTTGGAGGGTGTGCAGGGCTTTCCAAAGTACACCGACCTAGGCCTTAAATACCTATCCCACCCAGCGCTTTCCGCTTCGGAGCGCTCCGCCAAAATCATTGCGGAAGGCCTTTCGTTGAGCGACCTCGTCCAGCGCGACCTGGTCCCAATACTGGTTGCCGCAGCAAGTGCTGGCTCGTCAGCCGCTTGCCTCAAGCTGGGGGTATGGCGTGGTTTTACGCAACTGGACGACGAGCTTGCACTTGAGCTATGGGAGCGAGCCGAAACCTTGGGGAGTGAGACAGCCTCAAACGCTCTAAGCGCTTACAAGAACTCCAAGGAAAGCCGTCTCTTGTCGGCATTGAAAACGCTTGTCGAGGAGCCAGACATCGCGACAGAAGATACTGTTGCGCACGCGCTCTTCGAGGCCACGCGTACTGTAGATTCTGCACTCGTCATTCGGCTGCTCAAGTTCGCTACCGCGCTGCCCTTAGAACGAGGCTCCGGGCTGTGCGATGCCGTATGCGGCGGCCTTGTCTTCCTGCAACGCAATCAGGTGTCTCTTCCCGAGCTTGACAGTACGACGCTTCATGCCATCTTGGAGGACTGCGTGGGCCGAAGGAATGCCGAAGCGGCGTTGCTTTTGGGCCGCGCGTTCTGCGGCATAGACACCGCATTTGCGGCGTCTGAGAGTCTTGTTCCCAAGCGAAATCTTCGAGGGGGTACTGCGCTACTACTTCGTGCGGCGGATGCAGGTCTGAGTGAGGCCTGGCTGCTCCTTTACCGAGTTCACTCAGACGGCCATGGCTCTGTGGCAAATCCTCACGCGGCGCTCTTCTTTCTTGAAAAAGCTGCAGCGAGTGGCAACGCCAATGCGCAACGTCAGCTTGGCGCCATGATTCTCAAATCAGCTACAGGAATGGCAGAGCAGGAACTTGGACTTCATTGGATGTCACAAGCTGCAGCCCAAGACGACGTCATTGCGAAAAGCCTTCTGCAGTCGTTCGTTCTTCCGGTGCAAGGAACTGACGACGATGCTCTACATGTCATTGAGGAGTTAGAAAAAATCGACCCCTGGGTCGCACATCGCCTGCGCGTCTCGAGGAATTTTGGATTGACCAAAGCTGAAGCAACGTGCGTAGACGTGGTGTCCGGCGTAAGGTCTTGGGGCTTAGTTGTTTCAAGCGGAGCTGCAGACCGCTACCAGAGAACCAGGTTTGGACGAGCGATACCGGCGCTAAAGGGTCAATTTGTTGACAGCTTACGAGAGTCTGCCGAGTTCTTCCGACTCGCAGGTGAGGGCCCAGTGCTGTCCAACGCTGAACAGCGACAGCGATCGCAGAAGCTTCGATATCGGCTTGATCGCAGCGGCGTCGACGAGTCCATGTTCTTCGCGCAAGTCACTACGTCGACCCTCACCTCACTGCGCCAGGGATCCAGCTGGGCGCAAGGGCTACGACAAACTTTGCGAACCGCTATTGCCAACTGA